DNA sequence from the Nesterenkonia lutea genome:
TCGGCGCAGAAGTTGAGCATCTCCTGGGTCTCCGGCAGCCCGCCGACCATGGAGCCGGCGTAGTTGCGGCGCATGGTGAGCAGCGAGAACATCTGGAAGGACTGCTCCTCGCTCGGGGCTCCGACGTTGACCATGGTCCCGCCCCGGCCCAGCAGACCGAGGAAGGAGTCCAGGCTGACCGAAGCACCCACGGTGTTGATGATCAGGTCGAAGCTGCCGGCGAGGTCTGTGAAGGCCTGGCCGTCCTCGGTGGCGCGGTACGCGAAGGCGCCGAAGCTCAGTCCGTCCTCCTTCTTGCTGTCGGTGCGGCTGAGCACAGTGATTTCGGCACCCATGGCCGCGCCGATCTTGACCGCGATGTGTCCCAATCCGCCCATGCCGATCACGCCGACCTTGACGCCTGGACCGGCCCCGTAGCGCTTGAGCGGGGCGTATGTGGTGATTCCGGCACAGAGCAGCGGAGTGGTGGAGGCGGGGTCCATGCCTTCCGGGATGCGCAGCACGAAGTGGTCGCGGACCACGATCTGCTGGCTGTAGCCGCCATGGGTGGTCTCGCCGTCCTTGTCCTGTCCGTTGTAGGTCGCGACGACGCCCTGGCTGCAGAACTGCTCCTCGCCGTCTCTGCAGGCTTCGCATTCCATGCAGGAGTCGGCGAAGCAGCCGACGCCCACAGTGTCGCCGACGGTGAACTCGGAGACTTCGGCGCCGACCTCGACCACGTCTCCGACGATCTCGTGTCCAGGGGTCATCGGGTAGCTGGCGCCGCCCCATTCATTGCGGACCTGGTGGATGTCGGTGTGGCAGATGCCGGCGTAGCGGATGGCGATGCGCACGTCATCGGCGCGCAGGCTGCGTCGCTGGAGCGGGCGGGTGGTGAAGTCACCCTCGGCGTTGTCGGCCTGGAGCGCGGTGATGGTCGTCGTCATAGGGGTCCTCAGCTGTGGGGAATGGGGAGACGGCGCAGGGCCGCGGCGCGCAATCCAGCTCGCCGCGGCCCTGCAGGGGTGTGTGAGACCGTTCTGGTCTCGGGGATCAGCTCTCGAAGGTGGCGTCCAGAGTGATGTCCACTGCGGCCAGTGCCTTGCTGACCGGGCAGCCGGTCTTGGCCTCTTCGGCGGACTTCAGGAAGGTGTCCTCGTCGATTCCGCTGACTTCGCCGCTGACGATCAGCTTGATGCCCGTGATCTTGAAGCCGCCGTCGGGATCCTCGCCCAGGGAGACCTCGGCCTTGACGTCCAGGGACTCCACGGTGCCGCCGGCGCCGGTGAGCACGGCGGAGAGCTGCATGGCGTAGCAGGAGGAGTGTGCTGCCGCGATCAGCTCCTCGGGGCTGGTGGTGCCATTGGCTTCTTCTGCTGTGCGCTTGGGGAACGACACATCATAGGTGCCGACCTTGGAGCTGCTCAGCTCAACCTGGCCGGAGCCCTCCTGGACTGATCCGTTCCATGCAGTGCGGGCTGTGCGTGTAGGCATATCTGTTCTCCTTGGTTGTTCCGGTTGATCTTGGCTGTGGCTTGTCGTCGATGTTGATTGTCGTGCGCGGTATCAGTCTCCCGGATGCGGCCTGACGATTCCTGAACGCGGACGGGAAGGCGCCGAAGGGCGGCGCAGAGCAGGTCAGTCCCGCACCGGCGCGTCCAGGATCTTCAGACTTCGGCAGCGGTTGATCGCGGCGTGGATCTCGTGGGCTCGGGGCCGGGCGAGGTGCCCGGGATGCCCGCGGTGCGTGGACAGCGAGTCCAGTCCCTCGGCCTCGACCTGCTCCAGCAGCGCCGTGACCATGCCGGCGATGTCACTGGTACCGTCGGCGCTCTCGGCGAGCCGGTCCAGGGCCTTGGCGATGGCCTCTGTCTGGGCCACGTCCACGAGCTGGGTGACGGCGGCCAGGTCCACGTCCTCGGGTCCGTACTGGATGGTCTCGCGACCGCGGCTGCGGGCGGGCTTGGTCTTCTTCGCCGGGCGCAGGGAGCCCCGTCGGGGCACGCGCGCAGCGACCTCGGCGAAGGCTGGCGGGTCTGCGGCCGAGGTGTGTGCCGACGTCGGGTTCTCCATGGCGATCTGCCGGGCCTGGGCAGTGACGTCCCGCAGGGTGTAGTCCTGCAGGACGATCACGTGATCGGCGACGTCGAAGAACGCCCCGGAGCCGCCGGCCACCAGGACCGTGGAGATTCCGCGCTCGGTGAAGAGCGGACGGACCCTGTCTACGAAGGGCGTGATCGGCTCGTGTTCGGCGGGGATGAGCTGCCGCATGCGCTCGTCGCGGATCATGAAGTTGGTCGCTGAGGTGTCCTCGTCGATCAGCAGAGCACTCGCGCCCGCCTCCACCGCTTCCACGAGGTTCGCCGCCTGCGAGGTGGAGCCGGAGGCGTTGGTGCTGGAGAAGCTGCGGGTGTCGGTGCCTGAGGGCAGCCCCGAGATGAAGGGCGAGATGTCCACGCCGGCGGCGGCGCGGCCGTCCTCCGCACGGATGGACACCGCGTCCGCGCGGGTGATGACCCATTCACGGCCGTCGCCGGCGACATGCGGATAGACGCCGCGTTCGATCGCCCGCAGCAGCGTGGACTTGCCGTGGTATCCGCCGCCCACGATCACGCTGATGCCCTCGGGCACGCCCATGCCGGTGAGTGTCCGCCCGCTGGGCAGCTCAAAGCTGACTCGCAGCGCGTCCGGGCTGCGGAACGCCACGACGTCACCCTCCAGCGGATGGTCCGAGTCTCCTGCTCGCCGCGGCAGGACAGAGCCGTCGGCCAGGAAGCAGATCAGGCCCCTGTCGGTCAGCTGGGACCGCAGCCCTGCCTGGTCGCGATAGAGGGTGACGTGGTCCCGGAGCGCGTCGACATCCAGGCCGGCGCCCAGCAGTGAGTCCTGGGCGATGCGCGGAAGCGTCTGGGTGAGCAGTCGAGCTGCCCTGCGGCCCAGCGCCCTGCGCCCGGCGGCGGGAAGGCTGACGGCGATGCGCACCTCGATGAAGTCCTGCGTGATCAGCACGCTGGTGCGCTCGAGCACCTGCTGCCCGGGGGTGCCGATGCTGATCGCACTGCGGTCTTCGGGCTCCTCGCGGCCGGTGCGCAGCCTGGCCGCGAAGGCCCGGGTCAGGAAGTCTCCGGCCGCGACCCGGCCGTGGTGGTCCGAGAGCAGCTCGGCGGGGAGGGCCGCCTGCGTGCGGCTGACGCGCAGTCGCATCAGCGAGGGCGGCGCGAACGGATCCACCTGCACCTTGTCCACAGACAGCCGGAGGTTCCCGAGATCATAGGACCCGGTCAGCTGCTTATAGGAGGCGTATCCCCGGCCGTCGAGGGCCGTGAGCATCGTGCTCAATGAGTGCTGATCGTCCATGCGCCCCGAGTGTAGTGGCGCTGCCGCTTCCGTGTTCCCCTGGTCCGCGATGGTCCCGTCTGGGGTCTGCTCCACCTCAGCGTGGCCGTGGGTCGCCGAGGCCTGTCGGACTCTGGGCCCGCGCGACGTTCCACCCTGCGCGGACGAGCGGGATCTGCAGCGGCAGCCGGGCCAGGGTGACCGCCCGCGCTCGCGGGCTGCTCCAGAATCTCTTCACCGAGTAGATGTTCGCCGGGTAGACCGCGAGCATCAGCGCCGCCGTGCACAGCCCGCCGGTGTTCCGCGTCGCGGGAACGGCCAGCAGGACCGCGCAGCCGAGCTCGGCGACGCCGCTGGCATAGGTGACCGCGCGCCTGTTGCCCAGCTGCGGCGGAACGATCGAGTCGAAGGGGCTCGGGTGCAGAAGGTGGAGGGCTCCGGTGAAGCTGAGGAGCCCGGCCAGGGCCAGCGCCTGCTGGTCGG
Encoded proteins:
- a CDS encoding OsmC family peroxiredoxin → MPTRTARTAWNGSVQEGSGQVELSSSKVGTYDVSFPKRTAEEANGTTSPEELIAAAHSSCYAMQLSAVLTGAGGTVESLDVKAEVSLGEDPDGGFKITGIKLIVSGEVSGIDEDTFLKSAEEAKTGCPVSKALAAVDITLDATFES
- a CDS encoding DoxX family protein — translated: MNTDQQALALAGLLSFTGALHLLHPSPFDSIVPPQLGNRRAVTYASGVAELGCAVLLAVPATRNTGGLCTAALMLAVYPANIYSVKRFWSSPRARAVTLARLPLQIPLVRAGWNVARAQSPTGLGDPRPR
- a CDS encoding NAD(P)-dependent alcohol dehydrogenase gives rise to the protein MTTTITALQADNAEGDFTTRPLQRRSLRADDVRIAIRYAGICHTDIHQVRNEWGGASYPMTPGHEIVGDVVEVGAEVSEFTVGDTVGVGCFADSCMECEACRDGEEQFCSQGVVATYNGQDKDGETTHGGYSQQIVVRDHFVLRIPEGMDPASTTPLLCAGITTYAPLKRYGAGPGVKVGVIGMGGLGHIAVKIGAAMGAEITVLSRTDSKKEDGLSFGAFAYRATEDGQAFTDLAGSFDLIINTVGASVSLDSFLGLLGRGGTMVNVGAPSEEQSFQMFSLLTMRRNYAGSMVGGLPETQEMLNFCAEHGITATTELIQADQVAAYYDKVVSGDVRYRAVIDIASLGDTVPTA
- a CDS encoding ABC-ATPase domain-containing protein — translated: MDDQHSLSTMLTALDGRGYASYKQLTGSYDLGNLRLSVDKVQVDPFAPPSLMRLRVSRTQAALPAELLSDHHGRVAAGDFLTRAFAARLRTGREEPEDRSAISIGTPGQQVLERTSVLITQDFIEVRIAVSLPAAGRRALGRRAARLLTQTLPRIAQDSLLGAGLDVDALRDHVTLYRDQAGLRSQLTDRGLICFLADGSVLPRRAGDSDHPLEGDVVAFRSPDALRVSFELPSGRTLTGMGVPEGISVIVGGGYHGKSTLLRAIERGVYPHVAGDGREWVITRADAVSIRAEDGRAAAGVDISPFISGLPSGTDTRSFSSTNASGSTSQAANLVEAVEAGASALLIDEDTSATNFMIRDERMRQLIPAEHEPITPFVDRVRPLFTERGISTVLVAGGSGAFFDVADHVIVLQDYTLRDVTAQARQIAMENPTSAHTSAADPPAFAEVAARVPRRGSLRPAKKTKPARSRGRETIQYGPEDVDLAAVTQLVDVAQTEAIAKALDRLAESADGTSDIAGMVTALLEQVEAEGLDSLSTHRGHPGHLARPRAHEIHAAINRCRSLKILDAPVRD